DNA from Scheffersomyces stipitis CBS 6054 chromosome 1, whole genome shotgun sequence:
AGTAAACCAATTGTCTCAACGACGAGTCCTTGTGCTGGAATAACTTTGAGATGGAGAAAAACAAAGTGGTAGACTCCAGTGGTGGGAACTCTTCACCATGATAAATGAGCCTTAACAATTTGGCTAGGAGTTGACGACATTTTTTCGTCTTCACTGGTGTTGCATTGAACTGTTGGAGACATTCTTGGAACACGGCCATCTTGTCAGGCAAGCCCGACAGCGACAGGTACGCatccttgttcttgtaaGAGACAGTAGACATGCCGTGATGAAGTTGTGGAAAAAGAGTGTGAATTTTAGTGTTGATCTACGTGTTTGATTTTTCTCACTGTTATGGTTCGTCGAGCGTGCTTATGTCAGCAAAAAGAGATATGGGAGCCAAATGGTTAATAGagtttttgaatttgggGGAGAGCCGTAGAGTTAGAATGGTATAACAACATGTTTTCTAATTAGATATAATAGGAACAAATAAGCTGATtagatatatatattcaCTTTCTAGTGTGCTTCCGTGGACTATTCTAGTCATATACTATTAGATTTGGTTAATATTCCATAGCACATGACCCGTATCACGTTCCcaataatttttcattctgcattcttcaatttttaCTCTCTTTCTGATTCTCTGATTCAACAACATTATCTCGTCGTCTTCAGATCCACAACGCCATGTTCGCTTTCACTTCTATAATAAGAAAGCAGATTGTCGCACCAGCTGCGGTTAACCTTTTCAGAGCTACTCCAACGGTGGCTGCTCCACTTTCGGGTGCCGCCCCAGCTTCTCTCGGTTTCTATAGAGGCTTCAAGGTCAGAACCTCCGTCAAGAAGTTCTGCAAGGACTGCTACATGgtcagaagaagaggaagagtGTATGTCTACTGCAAGTCAAATGGCAAGCACAAGCAGAGACAAGGATAGTTTCATTTGAAATTCAATCATTGTTTTCATTTTACtatcttcagcttcttcaactccatcttAGTTACCAGCCTCATCATTCCCATAGTGACATTGCTGTTCCAACGTCCTTTTGTAGATTAGTCTAGACCCTGTACATATCCCTTGAATACATTCGAATGTTAATAGCCAAAGTCTATTTCAAATATGATAC
Protein-coding regions in this window:
- the GON5 gene encoding putative mitochondrial 54S ribosomal protein RTC6; amino-acid sequence: MFAFTSIIRKQIVAPAAVNLFRATPTVAAPLSGAAPASLGFYRGFKVRTSVKKFCKDCYMVRRRGRVYVYCKSNGKHKQRQG